One genomic region from Mytilus trossulus isolate FHL-02 chromosome 9, PNRI_Mtr1.1.1.hap1, whole genome shotgun sequence encodes:
- the LOC134684716 gene encoding uncharacterized protein LOC134684716 — METPYKNHVFQFGDDRNYDQSETATPDFLKFLSPSLLLLSENKSNGMSPVTGISVFNRKPAYPLAQPGNNINSKQTRRRLLTGEQQLKPLYNNKDNYLQNLQQNPMFEDLSKLLAEECLHMQVPTNLMNVKWDTKNSAVGRGSNIHTAHLNLQKRFLQFRSQQNCQVVTKARDIECRYSKEVSTMEVARYIEVSSTQGRTHFIHDRFDNCRYQLIEDTNRNLDELLLLETTPKQIQQTAKRAINLNVSDESASTTSFSANDTSSQIQDIDVLSLAMEAADVLPESADFYQQFGATTSVHISNVLESFDLPRQDYMQDKQASPPNTDQRANSPRGLSLKRKFEEESHLTTDQQQKKPKTDKSLSRPRQIKPEATQILTEWYDAHVTYPYPNDDEVEALAKISNLSAKQVKKWMANKRVRCFNTLSITGNTHPIKHKLTGKRKDTDNGNTNSQLGSKSREALNAWYKQHIANPYPSEEEKEMLAITAGITVPQVKSWFANKRSRANNRKRQVPNYFLEKFPEYAPHVQLVQAQRDQSRKRFCPQPTSFTEFAMYSEQNYYF; from the coding sequence ATGGAGACCCCATACAAGAACCACGTGTTCCAGTTTGGAGACGATCGTAACTACGACCAATCAGAGACTGCCACGCCAGACTTTCTCAAGTTTCTGTCACCATCTCTACTGTTGTTATctgaaaacaaatcaaatggcaTGTCACCGGTAACAGGGATATCCGTCTTCAACAGGAAACCAGCTTATCCCCTTGCCCAACCTGGAAACAACATCAACAGCAAACAGACTCGCAGACGACTACTAACTGGTGAACAGCAACTGAAACCTCTGTACAATAATAAAGacaattatttacaaaacttgCAACAAAACCCAATGTTTGAAGACTTGTCCAAATTGTTAGCAGAAGAATGCCTACATATGCAGGTACCAACAAACTTAATGAACGTCAAATGGGATACCAAGAACAGTGCTGTTGGTCGAGGTTCAAATATCCACACTGCTCATCTTAATCTTCAGAAGAGATTCCTGCAATTCAGATCTCAACAGAACTGCCAAGTTGTAACAAAAGCTCGAGACATTGAATGCAGATATTCCAAAGAGGTGAGCACAATGGAAGTAGCCAGATACATAGAAGTCAGCTCCACACAAGGTCGGACTCATTTCATTCATGACAGATTTGACAACTGCCGGTATCAGCTGATAGAAGACACCAATCGTAATCTAGACGAACTCTTGTTACTAGAAACTACACCAAAACAAATCCAACAAACTGCAAAAAGAGCTATAAACTTGAATGTTTCAGATGAATCAGCATCTACCACCAGTTTCTCAGCAAATGATACGAGTTCACAGATTCAGGACATAGACGTTCTCAGTTTGGCCATGGAAGCTGCCGATGTTCTCCCTGAAAGTGCAGACTTTTATCAGCAGTTTGGTGCAACTACTTCAGTACACATTTCAAATGTATTGGAATCATTCGATTTACCTCGACAAGATTACATGCAAGACAAGCAGGCATCACCACCAAATACTGACCAGAGAGCTAATTCGCCAAGAGGACTATCACTAAAGCGCAAATTTGAAGAAGAAAGTCACCTCACAACTGATCAACaacaaaagaaaccaaaaacTGATAAAAGTTTGTCAAGGCCTCGCCAGATTAAACCAGAAGCTACACAGATACTGACAGAATGGTATGACGCTCATGTGACGTATCCATACCCTAACGATGACGAAGTAGAAGCACTAGCAAAAATTTCAAACCTCTCTGCCAAACAGGTGAAGAAATGGATGGCAAACAAAAGAGTTCGTTGCTTTAATACACTTTCCATTACTGGAAACACACATCCGATCAAACATAAGCTTACCGGAAAGAGAAAAGACACAGATAATGGTAACACGAACAGTCAACTTGGCAGCAAATCCAGAGAAGCATTGAACGCATGGTACAAACAACACATCGCCAATCCATACCCGTCAGAGGAAGAAAAGGAAATGCTAGCCATTACAGCTGGAATTACGGTACCTCAGGTCAAGTCGTGGTTTGCCAACAAGAGGAGCAGAGCAAATAATAGAAAGCGTCAAGTACCGAACTATTTCCTCGAAAAATTTCCGGAATATGCACCACATGTACAGTTAGTGCAAGCACAAAGAGATCAGTCAAGAAAAAGGTTTTGTCCGCAGCCAACCAGTTTCACAGAATTTGCAATGTATAGTGAGCAGAACTATTATTTCTAA
- the LOC134683061 gene encoding zinc finger and BTB domain-containing protein 18.3-like, whose amino-acid sequence MITYQKVYTDHVHSSTLMSQFTQLWRNRLMCDADIVTGNTVIKAHRLVLVASCSILQSHDNVATGTVLEVTLPSDIPQKAVYMFLEFLYQGHMILSEENVEAIEKIARLLHAGDVLKCCYDFAKTIKSETNRQQEKFSFHELVSVNHIRSTSFIKSVSMDTSQDDIRDDQYSGQRSSKMETALSQHSEHSLQGKTASSVSFSSSPSAVQKHRLNLSDQQTSSSLRTKTNSSTVSDFSDSRDNSSSHHAHGIIDLSDDSRLNSQPVTSNQSQVSSHRRNSDQTRSYSNEHQAGSNVSSKRRHSDQSRPNSTETTPTANNQMVTWARSHDQYCRSLSEESLNQNNLPNVSLGSYPAPFGFAMPVIPSTLWSDKAMVQHFTSQQNIRSSSSNSISSSTSSKASTNHQGTRVSDFPDLPICIEQDDSDDNRLVLDVSEIDLSMIKTESIEEPLDLHVKGAFQLEEINRRPMVSESGMVKTDVSSKPVQEKPSENQSRQYPGTIPYSAAYQQTVNNDYSKQWSAQLQSAVVKKRPMSMSSNVRKIIQDLNLNRRALASPASLNSLAVGNHKPIRMPGKNNYKVCSLCYRNKIRTKSGYYVYSYYKCSVCDVPLCIGRRKCFLEYHKEAEVNKEKD is encoded by the exons ATGATCACATATCAGAAGGTGTACACAGATCATGTACACTCCAGTACATTGATGAGCCAGTTTACACAGCTCTGGAGAAATCGTTTAATGTGTGATGCAGATATTGTTACAGGAAATACTGTTATTAAG GCTCACAGATTGGTTCTTGTAGCATCATGTTCTATCTTACAGTCACATGACAATGTAGCAACAGGCACCGTTTTAGAGGTCACATTGCCTAGCGACATTCCACAAAAGGCAGTTTATATGTTTCTTGAATTCTTATACCAGGGTCACATGATATTATCTGAAGAGAATGTTGAGGCCATTGAGAAAATTGCTAGACTGTTACATGCAGGAGATGTTTTAAAGTGTTGTTATGATTTTGCCAAAACAATAAAGTCAGAAACTAACAGACAACAAGAAAAATTTAGTTTTCATGAATTAGTGAGTGTAAATCATATTAGATCAACAAGTTTCATTAAATCTGTTTCCATGGATACATCTCAAGATGACATCAGAGATGATCAGTATTCAGGTCAAAGGTCATCAAAAATGGAAACTGCTTTGTCTCAACACTCTGAACATTCATTGCAAGGTAAAACAGCATCATCTGTCTCTTTTTCATCTTCGCCGTCTGCTGTCCAAAAACATAGATTGAATTTAAGTGATCAACAAACATCAAGTTCTTTgcggacaaaaacaaattcatcaACTGTGTCAGATTTCTCGGACAGCAGAGACAATTCTTCCTCACATCATGCACATGGCATTATTGATTTGTCTGATGACTCTCGTCTCAATTCACAGCCCGTTACTTCTAACCAATCACAAGTGTCTTCTCATCGTAGAAACAGTGATCAGACAAGATCATATTCAAATGAACACCAAGCAGGATCTAATGTTAGTTCAAAGAGACGACATAGTGATCAGAGTAGACCAAATTCAACAGAAACAACTCCTACAGCTAATAATCAAATGGTGACGTGGGCAAGATCACATGATCAATATTGTCGATCGTTGTCGGAGGAAAGTCTCAACCAAAACAACCTACCAAATGTTTCCTTGGGAAGTTACCCAGCTCCATTTGGATTTGCCATGCCAGTTATTCCTTCAACCTTATGGAGTGATAAAGCCATGGTGCAGCATTTTACATCACAACAAAATATTAGAAGTTCGTCCAGTAATAGTATTAGTTCATCAACTAGTTCTAAAGCTAGTACCAATCATCAAGGAACCAGAGTTAGTGATTTTCCTGATCTTCCCATATGTATAGAACAAGATGATTCAGATGACAATAG gtTGGTTCTGGATGTCAGTGAAATAGATTTGTCGATGATTAAGACAGAAAGTATAGAAGAACCATTGGATCTACATGTCAAAGGGGCCTTTCAGTTAGAAGAAATTAACA GAAGGCCTATGGTATCAGAGTCTGGTATGGTAAAAACAGATGTCAGCAGCAAACCAGTTCAGGAGAAGCCTTCAGAGAACCAATCAAGGCAATACCCTGGTACCATCCCATACAGTGCAGCTTACCAACAAACTGTAAATAATGATTATTCAAAACAGTGGTCAGCACAGCTTCAGTCAGCCGTAGTGAAAAAGAGACCTATGAGCATGTCATCAAATGTCCGGAAAATCATTCAGGACCTTAATTTAAATAGGCGAGCGCTGGCAAGTCCAGCTTCACTTAATTCTCTTGCTGTTGGAAATCACAAACCTATAAGGATGCCCGGAAAGAATAATTATAAAGTCTGTTCCTTGTGCTATAGAAACAAAATCAGAACAAAATCTGGGTATTATGTATACAGTTATTATAAATGTTCTGTTTGTGATGTACCTCTGTGTATCGGTAGAAGGAAATGTTTCTTAGAATATCATAAAGAGGCAgaagtaaataaagaaaaagactaA